Proteins from a genomic interval of Oceanispirochaeta crateris:
- a CDS encoding carbohydrate ABC transporter permease, protein MYTNIRGKDKYISLFVLLTVPTILMILFVVYPLINLIYLSFVSWDGIHSVKKFVGIYNFQKFFTDGGVALSSLKNNALYFFFHLIFIPIEIFLAYQLDKGIRNGNFYKILILVPYIVNGVAVSYMFSSVFSPMIGAVDMTFKVLGIESSIRWLSDPAIVNFVLVAVSIWRFSGFHIILFYVALQSISRELYDAAKIDGAGEMNQFRYIVIPGIILVIELVLFMNMRGAMQQFDIPFVMTGGGPGFASTTFTLHTLNTAFLYNDYGLASAMAVLLIIMIIGFSKIQDMIVRARVH, encoded by the coding sequence ATGTATACAAATATTCGAGGCAAAGATAAGTACATTTCTCTTTTTGTACTCCTTACTGTCCCCACAATTCTCATGATTCTCTTTGTTGTCTATCCATTAATAAATTTGATTTATCTCAGCTTTGTTTCATGGGATGGAATCCATTCTGTAAAAAAATTTGTAGGAATATACAATTTCCAAAAGTTTTTTACTGATGGCGGTGTTGCTCTAAGTAGTCTTAAAAATAATGCCCTTTACTTTTTTTTCCATCTGATTTTTATCCCCATTGAAATTTTTTTGGCCTATCAGCTTGATAAGGGAATCAGGAACGGGAACTTCTATAAAATTCTAATTTTAGTACCCTATATCGTCAATGGTGTTGCAGTTTCTTATATGTTCTCATCAGTTTTCTCTCCGATGATTGGTGCCGTTGACATGACCTTCAAAGTTTTGGGGATAGAGTCTTCCATTCGTTGGTTGAGTGATCCTGCAATCGTAAATTTTGTATTGGTTGCGGTCTCCATCTGGAGATTTTCAGGTTTCCATATCATCCTATTTTATGTGGCATTACAGTCTATCTCTAGGGAACTATACGATGCCGCCAAAATTGATGGTGCCGGAGAAATGAATCAATTCAGATACATCGTAATTCCTGGAATTATTCTGGTTATTGAACTGGTTCTCTTTATGAATATGAGAGGTGCTATGCAGCAGTTTGACATTCCATTTGTCATGACAGGCGGCGGACCTGGTTTTGCCAGCACAACGTTCACACTCCATACCTTAAATACAGCCTTCTTATATAACGACTATGGCCTTGCCTCCGCTATGGCTGTCCTTTTGATAATAATGATTATAGGTTTTAGCAAAATACAGGACATGATTGTCAGAGCGAGGGTACATTGA
- a CDS encoding four-carbon acid sugar kinase family protein, whose translation MNHKKLNIKILESLPEYSLPQSERDKRWLAAVQNLRKTYEKVIILDDDPTGSQTVYDLPVYTGFDHQSLQNALNDISPTVYILTNSRSLSALKTEELHRRLGRDLKAMAPGELLVISRSDSTLRGHYPLETEALAAALEPEGLMDGEILIPFFPEGGRFTLKDIHYVREGEFLVPAAQTEFAKDSSFAFHSSDLKDYVQEKTQGKVLAKDVLSIPLELLRKGDLDSLRELLFTCTDYQRVIVNTISYEDLKVFFCAFSELASRGKRFIFRSAAAFVRVLAGLDARPFLTKKEMLSPVDDGRPGLVIAGSYVGKSRRQLQALFDSQLVEALPFNVRSALDQDSLEREISSLSVKLRESLLAGQTPCLYTDNPSGGFLSASESSEGLTDLEFSARISSSLVRIVRSLDIRPSFILSKGGITSHDMAVHALEIQRAEVLGQAAPGIPVWRCAEESRFPGIPYVIFPGNVGQDDTLLQVVRLFLLV comes from the coding sequence ATGAATCATAAAAAACTAAATATAAAGATTCTTGAGTCTCTGCCGGAATATTCTCTCCCTCAAAGTGAGCGGGACAAACGTTGGCTGGCCGCAGTACAGAACCTCCGCAAAACATATGAAAAGGTCATTATCCTGGACGATGATCCTACAGGATCTCAAACCGTGTATGACCTTCCTGTCTATACAGGGTTTGATCACCAGAGTCTACAAAACGCCTTAAATGACATCTCTCCCACGGTTTATATTCTTACAAATTCACGCTCTCTCTCAGCCTTGAAGACTGAAGAGCTTCACCGCAGATTGGGACGGGATCTTAAAGCTATGGCGCCGGGAGAACTTCTTGTTATTTCCCGAAGTGATTCCACCCTGCGGGGACATTATCCTCTGGAGACGGAAGCCCTGGCGGCTGCTTTGGAGCCGGAGGGTTTAATGGATGGAGAAATCCTAATCCCCTTCTTTCCTGAGGGAGGCCGCTTCACTCTGAAGGACATCCACTATGTTAGAGAAGGGGAGTTTCTTGTTCCTGCGGCCCAGACTGAATTTGCAAAAGATTCCAGCTTTGCCTTTCATTCCTCAGATCTGAAAGATTATGTGCAGGAAAAAACTCAAGGGAAAGTCTTGGCGAAGGATGTTCTTTCCATTCCCCTGGAACTGCTTCGAAAGGGGGATCTGGACTCTCTTCGAGAACTCCTTTTCACTTGTACAGATTACCAGCGGGTTATCGTCAACACCATTTCTTATGAAGACTTAAAGGTTTTTTTCTGTGCTTTTTCAGAGCTGGCATCCCGGGGTAAACGCTTTATATTTCGTTCAGCCGCCGCGTTTGTACGGGTTCTTGCCGGTTTGGATGCCCGTCCATTTCTCACAAAAAAAGAGATGCTTTCTCCTGTGGACGACGGACGTCCCGGGCTGGTCATTGCTGGATCATATGTGGGAAAAAGTCGCCGGCAACTGCAAGCCTTGTTTGATTCACAGCTCGTGGAAGCTCTCCCCTTCAATGTTAGAAGCGCGCTTGACCAGGATTCTCTAGAAAGAGAAATAAGCTCTCTCTCGGTGAAACTCCGGGAAAGTCTTCTTGCAGGACAGACTCCCTGCCTCTATACAGACAATCCTTCCGGTGGTTTTCTATCGGCATCTGAAAGTAGTGAAGGGCTGACTGATCTTGAATTTTCCGCACGGATATCTTCCTCACTGGTTAGGATCGTCCGCTCTTTAGACATCCGCCCTTCTTTTATTCTAAGCAAGGGAGGCATCACAAGTCATGATATGGCTGTTCACGCTCTGGAAATTCAAAGAGCTGAAGTTCTTGGACAGGCTGCACCTGGTATTCCTGTTTGGCGCTGTGCCGAGGAAAGTCGTTTTCCTGGAATCCCCTATGTTATCTTTCCTGGGAATGTAGGGCAGGATGATACTTTACTCCAGGTTGTCCGTCTCTTCCTGTTAGTATGA
- a CDS encoding hybrid sensor histidine kinase/response regulator — protein sequence MNKELHSKNKNIEDVLNLIPSMICTTTKKGTFESVNSAFSEGLGYSQKELRSMSFFDLIHPEDIAPTESKMDSLRSDNSKIIFTNQYRTKSGSYKFFEWEMTCSTDGTYFAVAHDITEHMVAKESLNQYKHIVYSSTDMIAFIDKQYNLIAVNEAFSKAFNLTPEDCIGKQLVSVFGKDMFNNAIKPLASKCLEGKEIKQENWRHYPAYGRQYVEAAHYPYRNHENEIMGCVVYVRNRTAQKLAQDALNDERRRLESIIDGANIGTWEWNIQTGETIYNQKWAQILGYTIDELAPISVKTWENLAHPDDLKQSGDLLKRHFSGELPYYDLECRMKHKNGSWVAIHDRGKVVTRTADGKPLMMYGTHSDITERKQIEEERQRLQKIESLGILAGGIAHDFNNLLAGIYGYIQLAMLETKEEKVKNYLARSLSSTDRSQTLTQQLLTFAKGGSPIKRIAKLFPLIKDAAQMALNGSAISSHFLIDENLWSCNYDKNQITQVIDNITINAIQAMPNGGMIEYSARNIVLTRKENHSLAAGNYVKISIRDNGIGMSSEILPRIFDPYYTTKSKSNGLGLASCFSIIKRHNGCIDVESTLEEGSTFHIYLPAFTENYTEKPEKSKKVSYAQVKTILVMDDEELIREVIKEQLETLGYTVVLTENGNEAIDFFKAETAANRKLAGMIFDLTVPGGMGGKEAIRKIREICLDTPAFVASGYSTDPIMANPEGYGFNASISKPFMIQDLTEMLENHLKRV from the coding sequence ATGAATAAAGAGCTTCATTCTAAGAACAAGAACATAGAGGATGTACTGAATCTCATTCCTTCAATGATTTGCACAACCACAAAAAAAGGAACTTTTGAAAGTGTGAATTCTGCATTTTCTGAAGGGCTTGGTTATTCACAAAAAGAATTGCGATCAATGTCCTTCTTTGATTTAATTCATCCAGAAGACATCGCACCAACTGAAAGTAAAATGGATTCTCTGCGTTCTGATAACAGTAAAATTATATTTACCAATCAATACAGAACTAAGAGTGGATCATACAAATTCTTCGAATGGGAAATGACCTGTTCAACTGATGGCACCTATTTTGCTGTTGCCCATGATATTACAGAACACATGGTAGCAAAAGAATCTCTGAATCAATATAAGCATATAGTTTATAGCTCTACAGATATGATCGCTTTCATTGATAAACAATACAACTTAATAGCCGTCAATGAAGCATTCTCTAAAGCTTTTAATTTGACTCCTGAAGATTGTATAGGAAAACAATTGGTCAGTGTTTTTGGTAAAGACATGTTTAATAACGCCATAAAGCCTCTCGCTTCCAAATGCCTGGAAGGAAAAGAAATAAAACAGGAAAACTGGCGTCATTATCCAGCTTATGGAAGACAGTATGTTGAAGCGGCTCATTACCCATATCGAAACCATGAAAATGAAATTATGGGGTGCGTTGTATATGTGCGGAACAGAACAGCACAAAAGCTGGCACAAGATGCTTTAAACGATGAACGACGCCGACTTGAGAGTATTATCGATGGTGCAAATATTGGCACCTGGGAATGGAATATCCAGACAGGAGAAACAATATACAACCAGAAATGGGCTCAGATCCTAGGATATACAATTGATGAGCTGGCTCCCATTAGCGTCAAAACTTGGGAAAATCTGGCCCATCCTGACGATCTAAAACAATCAGGAGATCTCCTTAAACGCCATTTTTCAGGAGAGTTGCCATATTATGATCTTGAATGCCGGATGAAGCATAAGAACGGCAGTTGGGTCGCAATACATGACAGGGGGAAGGTTGTTACCAGAACCGCAGATGGAAAACCGCTGATGATGTATGGCACACATTCCGATATTACAGAGCGGAAACAGATTGAAGAAGAAAGACAGAGATTACAAAAAATAGAATCTCTTGGGATTCTGGCAGGAGGCATTGCACATGACTTCAATAACCTTCTTGCTGGTATTTACGGCTATATTCAATTAGCAATGCTGGAAACCAAGGAAGAGAAAGTAAAAAACTATCTCGCAAGGTCTTTGAGCAGCACAGACCGGAGCCAAACCCTAACTCAACAACTGTTGACATTTGCCAAAGGCGGTTCTCCCATAAAAAGAATTGCAAAACTTTTTCCATTGATTAAGGATGCAGCACAAATGGCTCTCAATGGATCAGCAATTTCCAGCCACTTCTTGATAGATGAAAACCTATGGTCCTGCAATTATGATAAAAACCAGATAACTCAGGTCATAGACAACATCACTATAAATGCCATACAAGCCATGCCTAATGGCGGAATGATTGAGTATTCTGCCCGTAATATTGTTTTAACCAGAAAAGAGAATCATTCGCTAGCTGCCGGAAACTATGTGAAAATATCAATACGTGACAACGGGATTGGAATGTCGAGTGAAATTCTACCAAGAATTTTCGATCCTTATTATACAACAAAGTCAAAGAGTAATGGTCTCGGCCTTGCAAGCTGTTTCTCAATTATCAAAAGACATAATGGTTGTATAGATGTTGAATCAACACTGGAAGAAGGAAGCACTTTTCATATTTACTTACCTGCATTCACAGAAAACTACACAGAAAAACCGGAAAAATCTAAGAAAGTCTCATATGCACAAGTTAAAACAATCTTAGTCATGGATGATGAGGAACTAATACGGGAAGTAATAAAAGAACAACTAGAAACCTTAGGGTATACTGTAGTTCTCACAGAAAATGGAAATGAAGCAATAGATTTTTTTAAGGCAGAGACGGCGGCAAACCGCAAGCTTGCAGGAATGATATTCGACCTGACTGTTCCCGGAGGGATGGGAGGGAAAGAAGCAATCAGGAAGATTAGAGAAATATGTTTGGACACGCCGGCTTTTGTTGCCAGCGGATATTCGACAGATCCCATTATGGCGAATCCTGAAGGGTATGGATTCAATGCAAGTATTAGTAAACCCTTTATGATTCAAGACCTAACAGAAATGCTCGAAAACCATTTGAAAAGGGTTTGA
- a CDS encoding sensor histidine kinase codes for MQKESITKVFRKALILYIILPVSILESLLFLILVNIQINIVRDKVVSVQQQIVSNVENELREAKLLLATIAHNEYLIQTVSDYSLEQKRDKKLQLIFEIEGNLDNLSNYNDKIDSISFFFKHEGEMFFYTPLVDAEVIRKEKWYQDAQTHKGDVIIIEELTPLSRERSSIPRINLVIAPPQHTGFSSVEAIILSMNSDSLYSLKRRTEGREESYALLNHQGDVLFFDSEKSDFSQTRAKNIYPIKRSPWVFETSFSYLGKIFNALKMFTLVFCLIMICIFLFFLVFTQRLAFSILEPISKLSHRMGQIGLWQQSCDQNIIINEAYQLEIQQIYDSFFQMNRRLVNLNQETLKLELEALQFQINPHFLINTLNSIKILAQVRGNEEVVKMTKELMVIVNGLLHRTGMFTTLENELDCVTGYIHIQKIRFGDLFDYSIQVPDNLKELVIMKMIMQPIIENAIQHGFRKSDQRGHLFISASSEINQLLIRIQDDSGQADLSKIERILDSALENSITEEIDQHKGLRNIQRRIFLRYGRPWGVSVSLDEGLTTFTLRLPLPQIIGCLE; via the coding sequence ATGCAAAAAGAGAGCATAACGAAGGTTTTTCGAAAAGCACTGATTCTATATATCATCTTACCAGTTTCTATCCTGGAATCTCTTCTCTTTTTAATCCTTGTTAATATTCAGATCAATATTGTCCGGGATAAGGTTGTTTCTGTTCAGCAGCAGATTGTTTCCAATGTTGAAAATGAACTCAGAGAAGCAAAGCTTCTTTTGGCTACTATCGCCCATAACGAATATCTGATTCAAACAGTTTCAGACTACAGTCTTGAACAAAAACGGGATAAAAAACTTCAGTTAATATTTGAAATTGAAGGGAATTTGGATAATCTTTCCAATTATAATGACAAAATTGACTCTATTTCTTTCTTTTTTAAACATGAAGGAGAAATGTTTTTCTATACTCCTTTAGTTGATGCCGAGGTGATCAGAAAAGAAAAATGGTATCAGGATGCGCAAACACATAAAGGTGATGTCATCATCATAGAAGAATTAACTCCTCTCTCGAGAGAACGGTCATCCATTCCCAGGATCAATCTTGTTATTGCTCCTCCTCAGCATACAGGGTTTTCCAGCGTCGAAGCCATCATATTATCGATGAATTCCGACAGTCTTTACAGCTTAAAACGACGTACCGAAGGCCGTGAAGAATCTTATGCTTTATTGAACCATCAAGGGGATGTACTCTTTTTTGATTCTGAAAAATCTGACTTTAGCCAAACGCGAGCAAAAAATATATATCCCATTAAAAGAAGTCCCTGGGTTTTCGAAACATCATTCAGCTATTTGGGAAAAATTTTTAATGCCTTAAAGATGTTTACGCTTGTTTTCTGTTTAATAATGATCTGTATTTTTCTATTTTTTCTGGTTTTTACCCAACGGCTTGCATTCTCCATACTGGAACCTATATCTAAGCTATCGCATAGGATGGGGCAAATTGGATTATGGCAGCAGAGTTGTGATCAAAATATTATCATAAATGAGGCTTATCAGTTAGAGATTCAACAGATCTATGACTCCTTCTTCCAAATGAACCGTAGATTGGTAAACTTGAATCAAGAAACGTTGAAATTGGAACTCGAGGCCCTTCAGTTTCAGATTAATCCTCACTTTCTTATCAATACCCTCAATTCGATAAAAATCTTAGCTCAAGTCCGTGGAAATGAAGAAGTTGTGAAAATGACTAAGGAGTTGATGGTCATCGTCAACGGTTTACTTCACAGAACGGGAATGTTTACAACTTTGGAGAACGAATTGGATTGCGTTACCGGATATATTCATATACAGAAAATTCGTTTTGGAGATCTTTTTGATTATTCAATTCAGGTTCCAGATAACCTGAAGGAGTTGGTCATCATGAAAATGATTATGCAACCTATCATAGAAAATGCAATTCAGCACGGGTTTAGAAAATCAGATCAGAGAGGACATCTTTTTATAAGTGCTAGCTCGGAAATAAACCAATTGCTTATCCGGATTCAAGATGACTCAGGGCAGGCAGACCTTTCAAAAATTGAGAGGATTCTGGATTCTGCTTTAGAGAATTCCATCACGGAGGAGATTGATCAACACAAGGGGCTCAGGAATATCCAAAGAAGGATCTTTTTGCGCTATGGCCGCCCCTGGGGTGTGTCTGTCTCTTTAGACGAGGGACTCACTACTTTTACTCTGCGTCTTCCTCTTCCCCAGATAATCGGATGTCTAGAATGA
- a CDS encoding response regulator transcription factor gives MLFVDDEPLVRMSFHSLVNWKQEGFMIAGVAVNGEDALKFLYQDGKIDILITDIEMPERDGLSLIKAAHEIYPELHIIVLSAFDNYDYVREAFKLGACDYLLKKDLDAEHLLPLLKKITPQDREGHPLPDQDTLLRTLLYNQKESSKEILIKSSILLHDDILIVCDLALDYQNLETDRISPENLINLTLAVITQIIQGRKHHYSLSLSSKEYVLILSYSNPRNDAYVEMKVNSLLQNISSSIKQYLGMSCFVGVSWKEKWTVEDVPAIYSEAVRLVNQRFFNPGLKIVTPLNCDRHGSGHSSYPVKLEQKVHRLMTILKITDSVRFQQAVDAFLEEFKDSSFSSPMEAIYTALECFRRFLLEGESFAIGRRFQEMTRILNRLQETRSMDELIEVMESELEYLQNERLTSVSDHIKSPVKTAHQYLLDNYQSPDLSLEQAAIKAGVNKTYLSYLFSHELNKKFSDVLTEIRISHACELLKEEPQPIYVISEKTGYRSVEHFSRIFKKITGLSPGRYREKLKIDQ, from the coding sequence GTGTTATTTGTTGATGATGAACCTCTTGTCAGGATGTCATTTCATTCTCTTGTCAATTGGAAACAAGAAGGTTTTATGATTGCAGGAGTGGCTGTTAATGGCGAAGATGCTTTGAAATTCCTTTATCAGGACGGGAAAATCGATATCCTTATAACTGACATAGAAATGCCTGAGAGGGATGGTCTTTCTTTGATTAAAGCAGCCCATGAAATTTATCCGGAACTTCATATTATTGTTCTTAGTGCCTTTGATAACTATGATTATGTTCGCGAGGCATTTAAATTGGGCGCCTGTGATTATTTACTAAAAAAAGATCTGGATGCAGAGCATCTGCTTCCTCTGCTAAAAAAAATTACACCACAGGACCGTGAAGGACACCCACTACCTGATCAGGACACGCTACTTCGAACATTGCTTTACAACCAGAAAGAATCCTCAAAAGAGATTCTCATTAAGTCTTCCATTTTATTGCATGATGATATTCTAATTGTATGTGATCTGGCTCTCGATTATCAGAACCTTGAGACGGACCGTATATCACCAGAAAATCTGATCAATTTAACTCTCGCTGTAATCACACAAATTATTCAAGGACGTAAACATCATTACAGTCTTTCACTTAGCTCCAAAGAATATGTGCTTATTCTTTCTTATTCCAATCCGCGAAATGATGCCTATGTTGAAATGAAAGTGAACAGTCTTTTGCAGAATATCAGCAGTTCAATAAAACAGTACCTTGGTATGTCATGCTTTGTAGGTGTTTCATGGAAGGAGAAGTGGACTGTAGAAGATGTTCCTGCAATCTATTCAGAAGCTGTTCGATTGGTGAATCAACGATTCTTTAATCCAGGTTTAAAAATTGTTACGCCCCTAAACTGTGATAGGCATGGTTCTGGTCATTCCTCCTATCCAGTAAAACTGGAGCAGAAAGTTCATCGCTTGATGACCATATTGAAAATCACAGACAGTGTTAGATTTCAACAAGCGGTTGATGCATTTTTAGAAGAATTCAAAGATTCTTCTTTCTCATCGCCAATGGAAGCAATCTATACAGCCCTCGAGTGTTTCCGCCGTTTTTTATTGGAAGGGGAATCTTTTGCTATTGGCCGTCGTTTTCAGGAAATGACACGCATTCTAAATCGTTTACAGGAAACCAGATCCATGGATGAACTCATTGAAGTGATGGAGTCAGAGCTGGAATATTTGCAGAATGAACGTTTAACTTCTGTTTCTGATCATATAAAATCACCTGTAAAAACGGCTCATCAGTATTTATTGGACAATTACCAGTCTCCCGATTTAAGCCTAGAACAAGCCGCGATTAAGGCGGGAGTGAATAAAACCTATCTCAGTTATCTTTTTTCTCATGAATTGAATAAGAAGTTTAGTGATGTTTTGACAGAAATCAGAATTTCTCATGCTTGTGAGCTGTTAAAGGAAGAGCCTCAGCCTATCTATGTTATTTCAGAGAAAACAGGTTATCGCTCGGTGGAACACTTTTCAAGAATCTTTAAAAAAATTACAGGTCTTTCTCCAGGAAGGTATCGAGAGAAACTAAAGATTGATCAATAG
- a CDS encoding MATE family efflux transporter, protein MKMHKPTLIEGPLLKQLLSLTWPSIGGFLGIILFNITDTYFVSRMGTEPLAAMGFTFPVIMVIGSASSGISLGAGSVISRAMGQGNHHLMKRTATDGILLSIFLVGLVSITGLFTMDPLFRLMGASGESLRLVKDYMFIWYLGAMTIMMPPISDSSLRATGDMIRPLIVMLVIAVLNFILDPIFIFGYFAVPAMGIKGAAYATVLSRFIGMIATLSFLHFHAGLVEFSRPHMREIRESWGRILHVGIPAAMTQLLPPLTRGVLTSLAASSGGAAAVAALAAGSRIESFIQIFMMAFSIALVPMVGQNWGAGKMDRVHRIRQISLRLSLVYGLLVILLLQFLAAPLARIFSSEAQVVALIVLYLKITAFAAAALSYMTWINQSLNASGHPRSSARLNFFAYILVIIPLSFLGARIAGFTGIIAALALGQFIGAFWAHGEGIMIFKNISDDRNIENLPVNS, encoded by the coding sequence ATGAAAATGCACAAACCAACCCTCATTGAAGGGCCTCTTCTCAAGCAGCTTCTCTCTCTTACCTGGCCCAGTATTGGTGGTTTTTTGGGGATTATTCTCTTTAATATTACGGATACTTATTTTGTCTCCCGAATGGGAACAGAGCCTTTGGCTGCCATGGGCTTTACCTTTCCGGTCATCATGGTAATCGGTTCAGCCTCATCTGGTATCAGTCTGGGAGCAGGTTCTGTTATCTCCCGGGCCATGGGGCAGGGGAATCATCACCTCATGAAGAGAACAGCCACAGATGGTATCCTCCTCTCCATTTTTCTTGTAGGACTTGTCAGCATTACAGGTCTCTTTACTATGGACCCCCTTTTCAGACTTATGGGAGCCTCAGGAGAGTCTCTTCGGCTTGTCAAAGATTATATGTTTATCTGGTATCTGGGGGCCATGACCATCATGATGCCCCCCATCAGCGATAGTAGCCTCAGAGCTACAGGGGACATGATTAGACCCTTGATTGTTATGTTGGTCATTGCCGTTCTGAATTTTATCCTGGACCCTATCTTTATTTTCGGATATTTCGCTGTCCCAGCCATGGGTATTAAAGGTGCCGCTTATGCTACTGTTCTTTCCCGTTTTATTGGAATGATTGCCACTCTCAGCTTCCTCCATTTTCATGCGGGTCTTGTGGAATTTTCCCGACCTCATATGAGGGAAATCCGGGAATCCTGGGGGCGCATCCTGCATGTCGGTATCCCTGCGGCTATGACACAACTGCTCCCTCCTTTGACCCGGGGAGTTCTCACAAGCCTAGCTGCTTCCAGTGGAGGAGCCGCCGCGGTAGCAGCCCTTGCCGCAGGAAGCAGAATAGAAAGCTTTATTCAAATCTTTATGATGGCCTTCTCCATTGCCCTTGTTCCCATGGTAGGACAAAACTGGGGAGCCGGAAAAATGGATAGAGTCCATCGGATTCGGCAAATATCATTGAGGCTGTCTCTGGTTTACGGCCTTCTGGTAATTTTACTCCTTCAATTTCTGGCAGCACCCCTGGCTCGAATCTTCAGCTCCGAGGCTCAGGTTGTTGCTCTGATCGTCCTCTATTTAAAAATCACAGCCTTTGCGGCAGCGGCCCTCAGCTATATGACCTGGATCAATCAATCTCTTAATGCCTCGGGTCATCCCCGGTCTTCGGCACGGCTTAATTTTTTTGCATATATTCTGGTTATCATTCCCCTCTCTTTTCTGGGGGCTAGGATTGCTGGATTCACGGGCATTATAGCCGCATTGGCCCTCGGTCAGTTTATTGGTGCCTTTTGGGCTCATGGGGAAGGGATCATGATCTTCAAAAACATTTCTGATGACAGGAATATTGAGAATCTTCCTGTGAATAGCTGA
- a CDS encoding ABC transporter substrate-binding protein, protein MKSKFLLLITFTVLIVGGVFAAGQSDSVEAKTVIKFPVVGDSVYDYLNDVNNVTNAYSKEESGVVIELEYFNSSTKYYEMMKIRNSANEMSDLTYMKPWMVTKFSDFLADLSDLDAAKKNKFSDMMTKDGKVIGLASYVQNEFVYYRKSIFKEYGIAIPQTWNEMVEAFELIKEKGEYIPIMMGAKDAWSTYPFNEFMPSLVANDGNYWNVMASQDEPFSEGTPFYESYQIIDELYSKKLFGPDPLGIGWNQARNMFAAKQGASIFGGVWALTEIVADMNGDMSDIGMFYMPMRDDVNSPLLTVAQPDGILGVNGKSENVEEAKKFVNWFLTSNYYPEYLKYTDRISTIKGIENPIPVLSAIPGQVKGGEVQFVVYDGGGEEFQAIVDDIQFNYKVMGQKMIAGEDLGTMLTELNSKWKAARERLF, encoded by the coding sequence ATGAAATCCAAATTTTTATTATTGATTACTTTCACTGTTCTAATTGTCGGGGGAGTATTTGCCGCTGGTCAGTCTGATTCTGTTGAGGCTAAAACTGTCATTAAATTCCCAGTTGTTGGAGATTCAGTCTATGACTATCTCAATGATGTAAATAATGTTACCAATGCGTATTCTAAAGAAGAATCCGGCGTGGTGATAGAACTGGAGTATTTCAATAGCTCAACCAAATACTATGAAATGATGAAGATCCGAAATTCTGCCAATGAAATGTCGGATTTAACCTACATGAAACCATGGATGGTTACCAAGTTTTCTGACTTCCTCGCTGACTTGAGTGACTTGGATGCCGCAAAGAAAAATAAGTTTTCTGATATGATGACAAAAGACGGCAAAGTCATCGGTCTTGCATCATATGTTCAGAATGAATTCGTATACTATCGCAAGAGCATTTTTAAAGAGTATGGAATTGCCATTCCCCAGACCTGGAATGAAATGGTTGAGGCCTTTGAACTGATCAAAGAAAAAGGGGAATATATTCCTATTATGATGGGAGCCAAGGATGCTTGGTCAACCTATCCCTTCAATGAGTTCATGCCAAGTCTCGTTGCCAATGATGGTAATTACTGGAATGTCATGGCTTCTCAGGATGAGCCTTTTTCAGAGGGAACTCCTTTTTATGAATCCTATCAAATTATTGATGAACTCTATTCAAAGAAGCTTTTTGGTCCAGATCCCCTTGGTATCGGCTGGAATCAGGCCCGTAATATGTTTGCAGCTAAACAAGGTGCGTCCATTTTTGGTGGTGTTTGGGCACTCACCGAGATCGTCGCTGATATGAATGGTGACATGAGCGATATCGGAATGTTTTATATGCCCATGCGTGATGATGTAAATAGTCCACTGCTCACTGTGGCTCAGCCTGATGGAATCCTGGGTGTTAACGGAAAGAGTGAAAATGTTGAGGAAGCCAAGAAGTTTGTGAACTGGTTTCTCACCAGTAATTATTATCCAGAATATCTTAAATATACCGATCGAATCTCAACTATCAAAGGAATTGAGAATCCCATTCCTGTTCTATCTGCTATTCCAGGTCAGGTCAAAGGTGGAGAGGTCCAGTTTGTTGTCTATGATGGTGGAGGCGAAGAATTCCAGGCTATCGTAGATGATATTCAGTTTAACTATAAAGTGATGGGTCAGAAAATGATTGCCGGGGAAGATCTCGGAACTATGTTGACCGAACTCAATAGCAAGTGGAAAGCTGCTAGAGAAAGACTCTTCTAA